The following is a genomic window from Sporosarcina jeotgali.
GGGATGCCATTCCCGCCAAAACTCCAAAGGTTGTAGAAGCTAAAGTTCGATTCCGCGAGCGGCTTGCTCTATTGAAAACGTGGATTGCAGGAAAGTGAACAGGCGGATCATGCTTGAACGTTTGTATCAGTGGTCCTGCGAATTCAGTCGGATTCATTTCTTCCTCTCTGAACTAATAGCGTGCTACAAAAAGGACGATCCGAGAGTCATTTGACTCATCAGATCGTCCCTTTTATATAATTGACATTAGCTGTTCAGATATTCTTTCACAGCTTGTGACACGACTTTCCCTTCAGCGCTGCCAGCCGTTTCTTTCATCATCTGACCCACGACTTGGCCCATAGAACTTTCTTTGCTTATCCCAAGTTTGGCGATAAGTTCTTTTACTTCATCGACAGAAAGCTGTTTCGGTAAATAGTGTTCAATGATTGCAATTTTTTCAGTTTCTGCAGCAACAATGTCTTCGCGATTTGCTTTTTGACCTTCTTCGAGAGACTGTTTTGTTTGCTTTAACTCCCTCTGAACCACTTTCAACTCTTCCTCTTCCGTTAACTCGCGTTTAAGATCCAGTTCTTGGTTTTGAATCCCTGCACGCAATAAGTTAATAACACCTTTTTTGACAGTGTCCTTTTCTTTCATAGCTGTTTTCATATCAGCCATTAATGTCTTTTTAAGTTCTGACATTGCAATCCCTCATTTCAGAAAGTACGTTCAGTTCTAGTATACAAAAAAAATCTCTAATCCACACTCTCCATGCCTTCACGGTACCTCCCAGTTTAATGAACGTTGAAATTTCTACTCCCAGCACTCAAAAAAGAAGCCCGGACCTATTTTAGAGGCCGGGCTTCTTTTTGCTATTATCGAGCGAGTCTTTTTTCCACGTCATCCACGATATCTTGAACTGAGTTTCCTTCAATACTAACAACCGGAAAATCATATTTGTCCACATTGACATCACTTAACGCACGAACTACTCCGAAATCATAACCGCTAATGTTTTCATCGGATTCAAACATCTTCACTTCATGTCCTTTTTCCTCAAGCGCTTGTTTCACATCATCGAATGGTTTTTCAACTGCAATTTTAGCCAAAATAATTTCCTCCTTTTAGTAATAAAATCCTTGATGATTATATTATTATTATTCCCGACACCCCGCATCTTCAAACTAAACTTATTTAACTATTCCCCCATCCGAATCTCCTATAATCCGCCTCTATGCCCTAATAACGAGGTTCAAAGTAATTTTCTTGGGGTATTTCTAATATGACAGTACGTAAAGGAAGTGAAACAATTTTGTTTGGGATTTCAGATTTATTTGCGCTAATTATATCTTCTTTCATCATTATTCCTGTTACAGTTTTCATACGTGAATTTGGATATTTGCCTGTTACTTATTTATTTGGTGTGAAAAATCCCCGGATTACGATTGGTTCCGGGCCAAGTGTATACATGTTCGGAGTCTTTGATATTCGTAAATATTATCATATGTACAGCTGGTTCTCTTTCGATGATATAAAACGAAAAAGTAATTTTGCCTATATTATGGTATACGCTTCCCCTATTCTTACCAACACACTATTTGCTCTTACGTTGAACACGTTAATTGCAAATGGATTTTTGGAAGACCAAGCAAGGTTTTGGAACCGGTTTATATTTTACGCGTTTTTTTACGTTCTAATTGATGCAGTTCCTATGCTTATGACAAACGGCAAACCCAATAATGGAATGATTATCTATGAACTGATCCGCTATGGGAAACGTGTGGATTATTGTGAAGATGACATTATTCCTTCAACGACTCAAGTGGATAATGACTATGAAGAGGAAATGAAAATTATTGAAGAAAAGAAGGAGAAAATTGAAAAAGAAAAGCACGGAATAAGTGAAGAAACAAGTGAAAGTGTCGAAAAGGAGGCTGTACAGCGACAACTGGCAGAAGACGTTCAAGACGCTTCCGAAGAATTGTCAAAAGAAAAAGGATCTGACTAACAAAAAGGAAAGAGGTCCATTTCAGACCTCTTTCCTTTTATTGTGTTCTCATAATGTGTTCGCCGTTAATATCCCGTTCTTCAATGAACTTAAAACCTAGTTTCTGATAGAGCCGAACGGCATCTCCATTCTCAGGGTAAACACTTAAGTAAATGGGCTGCTCTCCGTATTCCATCGTTACTTTACTGATTAACATCTTCATGAATTGAGTCCCGTAACCTTTACCTTGGTATTGTTCATCAATCAGCAGCCGATCAATCCATAACCTGCCACTCGTACCTTCCGATTGGAAAAATCCATACATTGCAAATCCAACGAGCTCTTCATTCACATAGAGTCCGACAGGTTTGAACTGCTTCCATTCAACGGAATCCTCAAGACATTCATAAGGTGTTTCAATATACTCTTTTTGTGACTGGGCAACTTTCAACTGTAAGATATCACGATAATTCGTTGCCGTTACGTCATGAATTTCAAGATTCACGACTTTTCAACCCTTTCTGATGCACTGCATAAGAAATTCATGCTTACGTGCTTGTCAACAGAATTGACGTCATTTCATAATACTAGGTTTCATCTTTTCATCCTCTATACGGATTTGCTCAAATTCTTCAGCGATTTCCAGCAGCATACTCAGGATAATTTTATTTTCAAGAATCGGTTCATTTGCCAAGGTCAGATGTAACTGTCCAATCAACTCTGAGTAGGAAATGCCTGATAACCAGCATTCCTCCATATGATCTAAAATTGCGATTGACCTTAACGAAATTTCTTCTTTAATGCCATGGATTTCTTTCCACGACACTAGTTCGTAGAGTGTATTGCTTGCAAGACGTCTTGAAGCAAACAACTCGTCCGCCGCATCTGTACCCGCAGCCTGCAGGTTAACTCGCGCCCTCTCCTCTACCATCGTACTGATAATTAATAAGTTTTTCATGCTATGGCTGCCAATTGTGGCATTTCCGTTAATGGCATCCTTCGCTTCTTTTAGCATTTCAGTCAGTGTGTCATTCGACATTCTTCCTAAATTGACATTGGCATCGGTCAATTTATATGGAAGTACAAAGCGGTTAATGAGAAGAGCAATGCAAACTCCAGCCAGCACCATTACTAATCGTTCTACTGTTAGGAATTGAGTTTCTCCAGATATTAAGGCAACCGAACCGATTGCAGAGAAAGTTACTAAGATTGTACTGTAGCGATAGACTTTTACATAGCTCATCAAGTAACCGGCAAATAACAACAATCCTGTCCTAACTGCTGCTGCATGGAAAATAGAGAAGATTATCCACACAAGGGTGGCGCCTACAATTGTTGCAAATATGCGGTCTCGCATCTTTTTATGAGACTGTTCGTAAAACGGAATGATCACTGACAATACTGTGAACATCATCCATCTGCCTTCTGTTAAGTTAAAGAAGTCCATGATGAACCCTGAAATTGCAATACCCGTTGCCATACGAATCGCATAAGACATTTTCAAGGACGAGACGTGTCGAGGCGCTGACAATGTAAACTTCTTAAACTTCAATGGAATTTCTTCGATTTTACGAGTGATTTTACGTTTTTCAGGAGTTAACTGCTGCAAGGCAAGCAAGCTGTCAGTTAGATAGTCTACATTATTCAGCAGCCGTAACTGTGTGGAAGACTGTGGAGGTGCAGTGCGATAACTCTCCATCACTTCTTCAGACGCTTTACTTAGTTCTGCTGCATCTATTTCTTTGGAATCTCCTTCTATCGCTTTGTTTAGGATCATTCGTACATCCTGAATTACTCGGCCTTCTGCATGCCTTGGTTCCAGTGTATTTAAAAGTGAGTCAATTTTTTCAAGTGCAGCTGTGATATTTAACCGCAGCCGTCCTTCTTCAGTAAGATAATAATCTTCTTCTCGCTGATCATAAATCATCGAGCGGAGAGATCCAATCGATTTTCGGATTGCAGCGTCCATTTCAGATGTGTCTTCTCCCACTAGCTTCTTATCAATTTTCTCCATTAGTGACGTACAAACACTTTTCACTATAGGATCTCCATTTTTAGAAATCCGCTTCCGATTGACAATCATCTGCAATGCCATTATTGAAATCGCTCCAACTACAAGACCCGCTAAACGAAGCGGCAGTTCTGCCCCTGTTACAGGTATCGCTAGCAGAAACAAATATTGAAGTGAAAACGGCAGATATAGCGGGTTTTTTAAATTGAATATCAATGTGTAACTGATGATGAACATCATCACAAAGTGAATTGGAACAGCTGTCCACACCGAAAAGCCAGCAGTAAACGCAGCAATTCCCGTCAGTAAGTTCAACCCGGCAAATTTAACTGTGTTCTGTACTGGATGAATCGTCAGATCCCTTTCCAGCAGCATGAGCATTGCCGTGATTGTCGCAACACCGATTAAAATATTATTTTGTCCGAACAATGCCCCGAATAGTAAAATATAGGCCATCATCCCAACAAATAACAAGGTATTTCCAATTATATTCTTTTTAGTAAACGCTTCTTTCATTCATTTTCAAATCCAATCTGATAATTCAGAGTAAGTTTCATTTAATTATTTTAACACTAAATAATATCATTCACTAACAAATTCACTCAAAATGCGTCAATGAATTGCATGACTTTAGCCTGTCCGCAAAAACACTACAGAAGATTCATCTTCCATATTGTTGAAACCCCTATGGCGAAAATCCGTATCATACATAGCATACCCAATTAGGAGGTTCTTTACATATGAAGAAAACAACTCTTTTACTTCTTATACTTATTTTACTAACTGCATGCAGTTCAAAAAAGGAGGGTGCCCAGTTAGAGAACACCGGGGACACAAATGCGTCCACACAGAATCGCAAGGAATTGAGTAATCTCGAAGAAGAAAACACCCCGTCTTCTTCTGGAGGGACTATAGAAAGCGAAACATCTGATGAAGACGGCCAGTTGTATGATGAAGCGAAAATGCGGACTGTCAAGATTCCTTCCGTCTTTGACCAAGAAGGGAATTTTCCCAAGAATCTTACCCAAGAGGAATATGAACAACTTTCGAAAGAAAAAGGAATCGTTCGTTTTGCACTTGAGGATCATCCCGTCAGAGGCATTACGAGCCAGGGCGGCAAAGCGACAAATGTAACGAATCTAGCGGACGTCTTAATAGACATTACAGAAAGTTTAGCCTATCAATTGCCAGAGTCCGCAGTCCCTGAGGCCTATCAATTATTTCAGCAGACGCGAGCTGAGGAATTTAAAAACACACCAGATTCCGAATATCGTACTTGGAATGAAGCAACTAATTTAGAACGAAGTATTATGCAAATCGTCCTTTTAGCGGCTCCGTCTCTAAATGATCTTGGGTATCTCATTAAGAATGACGAATATGAGCACCCTGTGTTCCCGATTATTCAAGAAGACTTCTTCAACCTGGGTTCTCCAACTGTATTAGTCCCTGGTCCGCAGAGTGGCACAGATTTGGTGCTTTTCGATGAAATGATGAAGATAAAAACGATGTGGGAGGAAATCGGCAGGTTCGAAAGTCCTGCCGACCATAAAGAAGCGTTTGTAGAAACATATAATACACTTCGAAGTGAAACAAACAACTTAATCGTCCGTGTGAATTATGCACTTACTGAATAATGTATGAAAAAATCCCGTTTTGCACGCAATGTGCAAAACGGGATTTTTCAGGCTGCATCCGCAGCTGCCATACGTTTTTCAGTTCGTGTGACCAGGTATATACTTGCTTCGTATAACCCAATCATTGGAATCAGAATTATGAGCTGACTGAAAAAGTCAGGAGGTGTAATGAGTGCCGAGATGACTCCAAGCACTACATATGACCACTTTCTCACCTTTTTCATAGAACCTGATGTAAGAACTCCAATCGCGGATAAAAATAACGCAACGACAGGTAATTCAAACAGTAAACCAATCGGCATGGTTGTCAGTAAAAGAAAGCGTGCATACTCTTGTGCGGAAACCATCACGTCAAAGTTCGCCTTACCAAGTTCCACTAAGAAATTATAGCTTAGCGGATTTACCACATAGTATCCAAAAGCCAACCCCGCTACAAACAAAATCAGGATCGCCGGCGAGTAAAGACTTAGGAAGCGGCTTTCCCTTTCATTTAGACCCGGTTTGACAAATTGCCACAAGAAATGACAGAGGAATGGAACCGATAGTCCAAATGCAAGCGCAGCTGAAATGGTCGTGTAAAACGAAATCACTTCCATTGGGCTCAGAACAATCAGCTTGTGTCCCCGTGTAATATAAGGGAACCAAACATTAATAGTGCTGAATGCAGCTATGAAAAACAGCAGGAAAACAACAATACTCTTGATTAGCTGTTTTCGTAATTCAGTTAAGTGTCCAACCAGATTGGAATCTTCACCTTCAACGTCCTCTTCGACTGCTTCTTCTTTTTTTGACTTCTTTGGCGTGATATTCGTCGGATAACCGTTCTCATCCGTATAAGTTATTGGTGCTGGAGTCTTCAAGACTTCTTCATCGGCCGCATCAGACTTGGCTTCTAAAGATTTTTCAGCTTCAATTTTATTTGATTCATCCAATGGATTTATACTTTCACGATCACGATTAGGATCCATCTTCTCACCTACTTCTCTGTATCAGAAGTTTTTTTAGCTTCAGCTTTTTCATCATC
Proteins encoded in this region:
- a CDS encoding GatB/YqeY domain-containing protein; this encodes MSELKKTLMADMKTAMKEKDTVKKGVINLLRAGIQNQELDLKRELTEEEELKVVQRELKQTKQSLEEGQKANREDIVAAETEKIAIIEHYLPKQLSVDEVKELIAKLGISKESSMGQVVGQMMKETAGSAEGKVVSQAVKEYLNS
- a CDS encoding YkuS family protein; translation: MAKIAVEKPFDDVKQALEEKGHEVKMFESDENISGYDFGVVRALSDVNVDKYDFPVVSIEGNSVQDIVDDVEKRLAR
- a CDS encoding GNAT family N-acetyltransferase; amino-acid sequence: MNLEIHDVTATNYRDILQLKVAQSQKEYIETPYECLEDSVEWKQFKPVGLYVNEELVGFAMYGFFQSEGTSGRLWIDRLLIDEQYQGKGYGTQFMKMLISKVTMEYGEQPIYLSVYPENGDAVRLYQKLGFKFIEERDINGEHIMRTQ
- a CDS encoding FUSC family protein; the encoded protein is MKEAFTKKNIIGNTLLFVGMMAYILLFGALFGQNNILIGVATITAMLMLLERDLTIHPVQNTVKFAGLNLLTGIAAFTAGFSVWTAVPIHFVMMFIISYTLIFNLKNPLYLPFSLQYLFLLAIPVTGAELPLRLAGLVVGAISIMALQMIVNRKRISKNGDPIVKSVCTSLMEKIDKKLVGEDTSEMDAAIRKSIGSLRSMIYDQREEDYYLTEEGRLRLNITAALEKIDSLLNTLEPRHAEGRVIQDVRMILNKAIEGDSKEIDAAELSKASEEVMESYRTAPPQSSTQLRLLNNVDYLTDSLLALQQLTPEKRKITRKIEEIPLKFKKFTLSAPRHVSSLKMSYAIRMATGIAISGFIMDFFNLTEGRWMMFTVLSVIIPFYEQSHKKMRDRIFATIVGATLVWIIFSIFHAAAVRTGLLLFAGYLMSYVKVYRYSTILVTFSAIGSVALISGETQFLTVERLVMVLAGVCIALLINRFVLPYKLTDANVNLGRMSNDTLTEMLKEAKDAINGNATIGSHSMKNLLIISTMVEERARVNLQAAGTDAADELFASRRLASNTLYELVSWKEIHGIKEEISLRSIAILDHMEECWLSGISYSELIGQLHLTLANEPILENKIILSMLLEIAEEFEQIRIEDEKMKPSIMK
- the tatC gene encoding twin-arginine translocase subunit TatC, with product MDPNRDRESINPLDESNKIEAEKSLEAKSDAADEEVLKTPAPITYTDENGYPTNITPKKSKKEEAVEEDVEGEDSNLVGHLTELRKQLIKSIVVFLLFFIAAFSTINVWFPYITRGHKLIVLSPMEVISFYTTISAALAFGLSVPFLCHFLWQFVKPGLNERESRFLSLYSPAILILFVAGLAFGYYVVNPLSYNFLVELGKANFDVMVSAQEYARFLLLTTMPIGLLFELPVVALFLSAIGVLTSGSMKKVRKWSYVVLGVISALITPPDFFSQLIILIPMIGLYEASIYLVTRTEKRMAAADAA